TCCCTAAGGAGCCGCCATGTCCCATCTGCAAACCATCGCCGAACACCTGACCAGCCGCCGCCAAACCGTTACCTGCGCCGAGTCCTGCACCGGCGGCCTGCTTGCAGGTGCGCTGACTTCCCTCTCCGGCAGCTCGCAATGGTTTCACCAAAGCTTCGTCACATACAGCAACCAAGCCAAACAAGACCGCCTCGGCGTCATGCCCGACACCTTGCTGAAACACGGCGCGGTCAGCCGCGAGACTGTCTATGAAATGGCACGCGGCGCAAAAGCCGTGGCGCAGGCAGATTACGCCTTGAGTAT
This genomic interval from Neisseria sp. Marseille-Q5346 contains the following:
- a CDS encoding CinA family protein — its product is MSHLQTIAEHLTSRRQTVTCAESCTGGLLAGALTSLSGSSQWFHQSFVTYSNQAKQDRLGVMPDTLLKHGAVSRETVYEMARGAKAVAQADYALSISGIAGPSGGSAAKPVGTVWFGLATPEGSFEQTALFAGDREAVRAQAVEYALAFLAEHLV